The sequence TTTAAGGTGTCAAGAAAAAACTCTTTACAGCTTGCTGAAAATCTGGTAAACTAACATTTGTGATTAAGTTAATGGAGGTGTAATATATAAAATGTCAGTAAAAATTCGTTTAAAACGCATGGGTTCTAAAAAGAGTCCTTTTTACCGTATTGTAGTCGCAGATTCTCGTTCTCCTCGTGATGGACGTTTCATCGAAACTGTTGGAACTTACAATCCTTTAAAAGATCCTGCAGAAGTAGTTTTAAAAGAAGATTTAGTTTTAGACTGGTTGTCTAAAGGCGCTCAGCCTTCAGATACTGTTCGTAACATCCTTTCAAAAGAAGGCGTTATGAAAAAACACCACGAAGCTAAACTTGAAAAGAAATAAGGTGACCGATAATGACAGATGTGAAAGAGTTAGTTTTAACTATCGTTCGCCCATTAGTCAGTCAACCTGAGCTAGTTAAATTAGAAATAGAGGAATCTGATGTCTTTCTAGAGTATAATTTGACGGTATCACCTGAAGATATTGGCCGTATTATTGGGAAGCAAGGACGTGTTGCTAAAGCAATTCGTACCATTGTTTACAGTGTACGTGTGGATGGACCGAAAAAAGTTCGTTTGAATATTGTAGATGGTAAATAGCACGAAATGAAGCATCCAAATTTTTGGGTGCTTTTTTTTACGTTTTGACGAATCAATAAATATCCGTTAGTATAAACTAAAATATAAGACAAGTTGAGGAGAAGTGAATGGACAACCTAAACAGCTATCAAAAACAACTAGTACAAGGTCTCGACGAATATTTACTACAAGCCGAATTAGAAATAGGTGATATTTTTGTGCTTGGCTGCAGCAGTAGTGAAGTCAGTGGAGGCGTAATCGGTAAAAACTCTAATTTAGAAATTGGCGAGATGATTGTTTCTACACTTAAAGATAAGTTGGCCAAAAAAGGAATTCATTTAGCTGTACAAGGATGTGAACACATCAACCGTTCGCTAGTTGTTGAAAAAGAAATAGCCAAACACCACCAGTTTGAAATCGTTTCTGTCGTCCCAGCTCTTCATGCAGGCGGAGCTGCGGCAGTGGCTGCTTTTCAATTTTTCCAAAATCCAGTTGTTGTTGAAAAAATCACTGCACAAGGCGGTATAGATATTGGCGATACATCAATTGGGATGCATATCCAGCATGTCCAAGTTCCTGTTAGAACATCCATCAAAGAAATCGGAGGAGCGCACACGACTTATTTACGTAGTCGTCCTAAATTGATTGGAGGTATTCGTGCTGTTTACAACTAAAAAAGATAAGGAGTAACCTGTTGATTCATTGGTTGACTCCTTATCTTTTTATTTGAACGATTATTTTTTTCTAAATACTTTGATTTCAAAAATAGGTGCATCAAAACTGATTTCTGCTTCGTCAATCATCAACCCTAACAGGTGATAATCTTCTTCTTCATGATGCGTGATCCCAAGCAATTCATCATAATAACTTTCAATACTTAGATCTCTAGGTGTGTTTAATAATTCTAATAAATGCAGGACATTTTCTGGTTCGTCTTCTGTTTTTCCTTGGATTTTGATGCAAAAACCTTCTGATGTAAAGTCTAGCCCAATCCGGATTTCCTCAATATCATTTGAAAAAAAGTAAGTCAGTAACTCATCTACGATTCTCTTAGCTTTATCTCTTTCTTGCATGTTGTTTCACCTTTCTGATCTGTAAAATATTATCAAGTAATGGTACCATGACCGCCGCAACAAAACCAGTAGAAAATCCATTATTATAGAGATTCAGTCCACCGTGAAGATAGCTGACATTTGTAACTAATGACATATGCAAAAATCCGGCGATCAAGCCAAAAGTAATCCCATAATATCCTGCAATCGGTGCTAGCCCTGTGCCAAAAATCCCTGCAAGTACCACGGTTGTTTGATTTACTTCAAAAACCGAAGATAATTGTGCTGTCAAAAAAACACTAACTAATAATGGTAAGCTGTTGAGTAGATGATTACCAAATGCGCTGAAACCAACAGCGGATAAAATAGCGCCAACAATTGGACCATTGAGTGTGGAATGACTAACTTGAGTATAACCAACTAGTAATAAACCCATCAGCGCCATATTCATCATCGTAGCGCCAATCCCTGCAATAGAAATAAAATCAGTAATCAATTTACCCGAAGTTTTGCTGATATCTTTTAGACCTTTCAGAGAAAAATGATTGATTATAAACCCCGCAACAAACATAATAAAAAATAAAAATAACAGAAAAAAAAGAAGTTTGGAATGATAAGCAGTAGAAACTAAATTTTTTCCTTCGATTTTCCAGCCAAACATCCTTAAAATTCCAGTAAACATCATTGCAATAAGTCCGGAAGTAAATCCAACATTATATAAAGAAAAACCTTGATGGAAGGTAAGAATATGAGATGCTAACGGTGGTAAAATCAACCCAATAAAAATACCAACGAAACATCCTAAAGGAATCGAAAGAGGGAGTGGCAAAGAAATTCCAAAGGTAAGATAGCTAATGATAGGAGATAGAGCACTCCCAAATAAACTAACAACGATAAATTGAGAAAAAGGCTTCTTTACAATTTTTGCATAACAAAGTCCACCAATAATAATTGGGATTGAATTATATAGATTTTTCCCAAAAAATGAACAGCCTGAAACGGTAAATAAAGCAGCAATCATAGGACCGTTGATTGGAATTTTTTCTTTTTTAGCAAGTAACACACTAATCAGTGTAAGCAATCCACTATTCACAAAAGCACTACCGAAAGTACCAAGTTCAATATAATCAGTTAATAAATTGCTAGGGGAAGTTAAAATACGGATCATACCTGCCCAGAGAATGGTGATAGGTTCACTGAGTAGACCAATTATAATCAAAATAACGCAATAACCAATGAGAAGATAATAATTTTTATTTTTATCAGTCATTTCTGGATTTTTTTTATTCGTATGTAAAAAAAGTGCTTGGCTGTTATTTTTAGCCATAAAGAATACCTCCATCATCTATCAATAATCTAACTATATCCTGTAAAACCTTCATTGGTCAATAACAATTCAGAAAAGTCAGGTAAATTATCATGTTTTTTAGCTATATTCATAATTATTGAGAAAATGAATCCCTAAAAGAGTGTAAAATAAAAGAATAAATATTAAAAAAATAAATAATGATAAATTGTATTCGTATTATACTATTTCTCAGTTGAGACGAACACGGGGCCAATACACATTTAAATTATACGAGGAGGGATTATATTTGGTTAGAAAGAAGGTCTATCAAAAGCAACATATTTTAGCAGCTGCACGAGATTTATTAATAGAAAAAGGTTTTTCCTTTATAACAGCACGAAATGTAGCTGAGCATATGGGGATTTCAACACAACCGATTTACCTTGAGTTTAAAAACATGGAAGAGTTGAAGTTGACTTTATTGAAAACAACATACGAATTTTTAGAAACTGAATTCTTTTCTAAAAAACAAACATCACATATACTTGCTAATTTTGGCTTAAATTATATTGATGTTGCCAAATCGAACAGCAAACTGTATATAGCTTTGTATATCGACCAACATTCATATGGTCAAGAATTAAAACAGTTATCATTTGATTCGTTTCGAAAATCGATTCAAAATGATGAGAAATATACAGAGATTGCAAAAGAACAACTTGAGAAATTGCACATGAATTCATTGATTTGTGCGATGGGAATGGCATCATTGAGTATTTCTGGAATAGTAAACCAATCGGAAGATCAATTGATTACGGCGTTTGAAGCAGTTGAGAAAAATTGTGGAATATAACATGCTGAAAAGCCTTAACATAATTCGTTTCTATTTACTGAGACTGAGAGATTCCTACGCCAAAAGTATTAAGCAGATTTCGTCTATTTGACTGATTTTTTTTAGTGATATCATTGCTAAAATAAGTTTATCAAATGAAATTTGGAGGAATTATCTTGAAAATAATTAAAACAATCGTTGTACTAGCCTTACTTTCAGGCGTCACTCTTTTTGGAGCTAAACTATATACACAAAACAAATCAGATGAACTTTCAGGCACTATAGATCAATTAAACCCACTAGTGACAGAAGGTGTAGTTTATGTCAAAACAAAAAAAGCCGACAGCATAAACAGCTACGGCATTACGACATATAAACAACAAACATTCGACAAAGATGGTCAGCAAAAAGAACTTACTTTTACAGCAGATCATGAATTGATAACTGACCGTTATTTAAAAATATACAATAAAGGTGCCCATGTTGAAACATTTGAAGAAGTTTCTAGAGAAACCGTTCCTGAAAAAGCATTACAGCAATTGAATAAATAGAAAGACTGCAACATAATATAAACTAACGAAATGAATTGGACAACAGGGAGAATCAATGGATGATCTGTTTTTGTTCAATTCAAGTTAGAATTATATTCGTGCAGTCTTTTTTTGTGCAATCAATTTGTTCAAACAGCCTGAGGTATAAAGTCAATTGTACATAAATCATTGTGATGAAAATGGATAGTCGCTCGGATTTTTCCATCTTCAATCAATTTTTGTGCAGTGTCTTTTACGTCTTCTTGGTCAAATTGCTGGAAATTGATCACGTTTGCTACAAAATGAGGAGCTTTCCGATTGGAAGCCTCAAGAATGAGCGTTTCGATATGTGGATTAAACGTCACGTGCTTTCACCTCTTTTATCAACAGTACCACTTTATTTCTAAAATGGGTAGTAATTCATTGATACATGAGGATATGGAAAGAATTTTCTTCATACTACTAAACTTTCTCCAACATTTTTTCGTAGCCAGAGTAAAAATGTTGATTTTTTAAGATTATTAATTTATTTTGAGAGGTTCCAATTAATTGTTGTAGTTCAAACAAATTCTTCTTCTAATAATGATGAAAGAGTAGGTTTATACGGGATATTTTCTCGTTTTGCGATCTATTTGATAAGGAGGAAGCGA is a genomic window of Enterococcus haemoperoxidus ATCC BAA-382 containing:
- the rpsP gene encoding 30S ribosomal protein S16, yielding MSVKIRLKRMGSKKSPFYRIVVADSRSPRDGRFIETVGTYNPLKDPAEVVLKEDLVLDWLSKGAQPSDTVRNILSKEGVMKKHHEAKLEKK
- a CDS encoding KH domain-containing protein is translated as MTDVKELVLTIVRPLVSQPELVKLEIEESDVFLEYNLTVSPEDIGRIIGKQGRVAKAIRTIVYSVRVDGPKKVRLNIVDGK
- a CDS encoding TIGR01440 family protein, with protein sequence MDNLNSYQKQLVQGLDEYLLQAELEIGDIFVLGCSSSEVSGGVIGKNSNLEIGEMIVSTLKDKLAKKGIHLAVQGCEHINRSLVVEKEIAKHHQFEIVSVVPALHAGGAAAVAAFQFFQNPVVVEKITAQGGIDIGDTSIGMHIQHVQVPVRTSIKEIGGAHTTYLRSRPKLIGGIRAVYN
- a CDS encoding DUF1576 domain-containing protein, translating into MAKNNSQALFLHTNKKNPEMTDKNKNYYLLIGYCVILIIIGLLSEPITILWAGMIRILTSPSNLLTDYIELGTFGSAFVNSGLLTLISVLLAKKEKIPINGPMIAALFTVSGCSFFGKNLYNSIPIIIGGLCYAKIVKKPFSQFIVVSLFGSALSPIISYLTFGISLPLPLSIPLGCFVGIFIGLILPPLASHILTFHQGFSLYNVGFTSGLIAMMFTGILRMFGWKIEGKNLVSTAYHSKLLFFLLFLFFIMFVAGFIINHFSLKGLKDISKTSGKLITDFISIAGIGATMMNMALMGLLLVGYTQVSHSTLNGPIVGAILSAVGFSAFGNHLLNSLPLLVSVFLTAQLSSVFEVNQTTVVLAGIFGTGLAPIAGYYGITFGLIAGFLHMSLVTNVSYLHGGLNLYNNGFSTGFVAAVMVPLLDNILQIRKVKQHARKR
- a CDS encoding TetR/AcrR family transcriptional regulator; protein product: MVRKKVYQKQHILAAARDLLIEKGFSFITARNVAEHMGISTQPIYLEFKNMEELKLTLLKTTYEFLETEFFSKKQTSHILANFGLNYIDVAKSNSKLYIALYIDQHSYGQELKQLSFDSFRKSIQNDEKYTEIAKEQLEKLHMNSLICAMGMASLSISGIVNQSEDQLITAFEAVEKNCGI
- a CDS encoding YxeA family protein, which gives rise to MKIIKTIVVLALLSGVTLFGAKLYTQNKSDELSGTIDQLNPLVTEGVVYVKTKKADSINSYGITTYKQQTFDKDGQQKELTFTADHELITDRYLKIYNKGAHVETFEEVSRETVPEKALQQLNK